One Huiozyma naganishii CBS 8797 chromosome 5, complete genome DNA segment encodes these proteins:
- the AIM2 gene encoding protein AIM2 (similar to Saccharomyces cerevisiae YAL049C; ancestral locus Anc_7.18), with protein sequence MASNPPGKCCFKGFYHEGEPKGSFQRVYGLDTYVAQGDTQQPNRVIVVLTDVYGNKLNNVKLIADQLAKGACARVLVPDILKGDEITDLSGNVDFPKWLQGHTPDITEPIVNGFMEQLHAECNPGAQIGVVGYCFGAKFAVQLLDPAHKAGATVGAIAHPSFVSLEELAAIGAHRPLLVSAAETDQIFTPELRHSSEEKLNEIGAMYQLDLFAGTQHGFAARGDVSDRRVKYAKEKALLDQIHWFNHFFK encoded by the coding sequence ATGGCTTCTAATCCACCTGGGAAGTGCTGCTTCAAGGGGTTCTACCACGAGGGTGAACCAAAAGGCTCGTTCCAAAGAGTGTACGGGTTGGACACGTACGTCGCGCAGGGCGACACCCAACAACCCAATAGAGTCATTGTAGTGCTCACGGACGTCTACGGGAATAAACTCAACAACGTCAAACTTATCGCTGACCAATTGGCTAAAGGTGCTTGTGCTCGTGTCCTCGTTCCCGATATCTTGAAAGGTGATGAGATTACTGACTTGTCAGGGAACGTCGATTTCCCGAAATGGTTACAGGGACACACTCCAGATATCACAGAACCCATCGTTAACGGGTTCATGGAACAATTACATGCAGAGTGTAACCCTGGGGCTCAGATTGGTGTAGTTGGGTACTGTTTCGGTGCTAAATTTGCTGTACAATTGTTAGACCCAGCTCATAAAGCGGGGGCCACCGTGGGCGCAATTGCACACCCATCGTTCGTCTCGTTGGAGGAGTTGGCAGCGATCGGTGCGCACAGACCTTTGCTAGTGTCCGCTGCAGAAACAGACCAGATCTTTACTCCGGAACTTAGACACTCAAGTgaggagaaattgaacgagATTGGTGCTATGTACCAATTGGATTTGTTCGCAGGTACTCAACACGGATTCGCCGCAAGAGGTGACGTCTCGGACCGAAGGGTCAAGTACGCAAAGGAAAAGGCACTCTTGGACCAAATCCATTGGTTCAatcatttcttcaagtag
- the PRE10 gene encoding proteasome core particle subunit alpha 7 (similar to Saccharomyces cerevisiae PRE10 (YOR362C); ancestral locus Anc_7.20) gives MTSVGTGYDLSNSVFSPDGRNFQVEYAAKAVENGATSVGLLCEDGVVLAVEKLVASKLLVKASPQNKGSGANTKIQTVGRHIGCACSGLVPDGRHLVNRAREESQQFKQLYKRDIPPVALADRMGQYVQAHTLYNSVRPFGVAAIFGGVDPETAEPHLYMLEPSGVYWGYRGAATGKGRQSAKAELEKLISSRDDNSPITTLEAVKELARIIYIAHEDNKEKEFEVEISWCSREHTQGKHTLVQGTMLEEALEYAKSKTSNAQDDSDDSDADSDDAMQD, from the coding sequence ATGACTTCCGTAGGGACAGGGTACGATCTTTCCAACAGTGTCTTTTCCCCCGATGGGAGGAATTTCCAAGTCGAGTACGCTGCAAAAGCGGTAGAGAACGGTGCCACCTCCGTTGGGTTACTATGCGAGGATGGTGTTGTTCTCGCTGTTGAGAAACTCGTTGCGTCGAAGTTGCTCGTCAAGGCTTCCCCCCAGAACAAAGGGTCCGGTGCCAACACGAAGATTCAAACCGTAGGGAGACACATTGGGTGTGCTTGCAGTGGGCTTGTACCCGATGGGAGACACCTGGTCAACAGGGCTCGGGAGGAGTCCCAACAGTTTAAACAGCTGTACAAGAGAGATATCCCGCCGGTGGCGCTGGCGGACCGTATGGGCCAGTACGTGCAGGCTCACACTCTGTACAACAGTGTAAGACCCTTTGGTGTTGCGGCTATATTTGGTGGTGTCGACCCAGAGACAGCTGAGCCACATTTGTACATGTTGGAACCAAGTGGTGTCTATTGGGGGTACAGGGGGGCCGCTACGGGGAAAGGTAGACAATCCGCAAAGGCAGAATTGGAGAAATTGATCTCGTCAAGGGACGACAACAGTCCCATAACAACACTAGAGGCAGTGAAGGAACTCGCTCGTATTATTTACATCGCCCATGAGGATAACAAGGAGAAAGAGTTCGAAGTAGAGATCAGTTGGTGCTCGAGGGAACACACCCAGGGGAAACACACGCTCGTCCAGGGAACCATGCTCGAAGAGGCCCTCGAGTACGCCAAGAGTAAAACTTCAAACGCTCAGGATGATTCTGACGATAGTGACGCCGATAGCGACGACGCCATGCAGGATTGA
- the PRT1 gene encoding translation initiation factor eIF3 core subunit b (similar to Saccharomyces cerevisiae PRT1 (YOR361C); ancestral locus Anc_7.22), with the protein MTTAVEDIRIEDIPVDDIDFSDLEHEYKVDAEVSFDQYIVVTGAPVIPEAKVPLLKKALGGLFAKAGKVVNMEFPLDSAQKTKGFLFVECATAQDAKKIIKSFHGKRLDLKHRLSIYTLADVERFNDPAFPTEFKEPEFPDFVTSGELKSWLLDENVRDQYVMQDDKETTVVWNTKNVDDEDAVVESRENWSNNYVRFSPKGTYLFSYHVPGVSVWGGAHFNLLKRFFHPNVRTSSVSPCEKYLVTFSPEPLDCASHAKMLQNGEESPFTVKNDGHQLCIWDIESGLLCATFPVVKSEFLHWPLVRWSYNDRYCARMVGDTLVVHDSAKKFAPMDSKNLKIAGVRDFAFAPTGVKLQPFRKTDEPSVVLAYWTPETNNMSCKAAVVEVGRGRVLKTVNLVQVSNVTLHWQNQSDFLCFNVERHTKSKKTYFSNLEICKMNERDIPVEKIELKNRVVEFGWEPQGKRFALIAVDETADLDNVAIPKNIIHFFAPEKKKDSDTAGEGVKRWKLVKELPKRFCNTVSWSPAGRFVVIATLVKPNLKRCEPEFFDLDYAGEKNINDDQDVTASLKDVAEPPCGMMTDICWDPSGRFFVCWSSAMKHKLDNGYKMFNVAGQLLKEEAVSNFRNFMWRPRPESQLSNAERKKVRKNLKEWSAQFEEQDVMEADSATRDMILRQRELLAEWTQYRAEKSEQLQAEFGYSCFDTYKPAGPATEFVSVEEIKEEIIEETKTKVEA; encoded by the coding sequence ATGACCACTGCAGTAGAGGACATTAGAATTGAGGACATCCCCGTTGATGACATCGACTTCTCTGATTTGGAGCACGAGTACAAAGTCGACGCAGAGGTCAGTTTCGACCAGTACATCGTCGTGACTGGTGCACCAGTGATCCCAGAGGCTAAAGTGCccctgttgaagaaagcgCTAGGCGGGTTGTTTGCTAAAGCTGGGAAAGTCGTGAACATGGAGTTCCCGCTGGATTCAGCCCAGAAGACGAAGGGGTTCCTCTTTGTTGAGTGTGCCACGGCACAGGACGCGAAGAAAATCATTAAGAGCTTCCATGGGAAGAGACTTGATTTGAAGCATAGACTGTCCATTTACACATTGGCGGACGTCGAACGGTTCAACGACCCTGCGTTCCCCACCGAGTTCAAAGAACCTGAATTCCCAGATTTCGTCACTTCGGGGGAATTAAAGTCCTGGTTGTTGGATGAGAACGTCAGAGACCAGTACGTCATGCAGGACGACAAGGAAACCACAGTCGTGTGGAACACGAAGAacgtcgacgacgaggacgccGTTGTCGAGTCCAGAGAGAACTGGTCCAATAACTACGTCCGGTTTTCGCCAAAGGGGACGTACTTGTTCTCGTACCACGTCCCAGGTGTCTCCGTTTGGGGTGGTGCTCACTTCAACCTTTTGAAGCGGTTCTTCCATCCAAACGTCAGAACCTCGTCTGTTTCCCCCTGCGAGAAGTACTTGGTCACTTTCTCTCCTGAACCCTTGGACTGTGCCTCGCACGCAAAGATGTTACAGAACGGTGAGGAGTCGCCCTTCACGGTCAAGAACGACGGTCACCAACTGTGTATCTGGGATATCGAGTCTGGCCTGCTGTGTGCCACTTTCCCAGTAGTCAAATCCGAGTTCCTACACTGGCCGCTAGTCAGATGGTCGTACAACGACAGGTACTGTGCAAGAATGGTCGGCGACACTCTGGTCGTCCACGATTCCGCTAAGAAATTTGCCCCAATGGActcgaagaacttgaagatcgCAGGTGTTCGTGACTTCGCGTTTGCTCCAACGGGTGTCAAGTTGCAACCTTTCAGGAAGACGGACGAACCCAGCGTTGTTTTGGCATACTGGACCCCAGAGACGAACAATATGTCCTGTAAGGCTGCTGTCGTGGAAGTCGGGCGTGGTCGCGTGCTTAAGACGGTTAACCTTGTGCAAGTCTCGAACGTGACGCTGCACTGGCAGAACCAATCGGACTTCCTGTGTTTCAACGTCGAACGTCACACCAAGTCCAAAAAGACTTACTTCAGCAACTTGGAGATCTGTAAGATGAACGAGAGGGATATTCCCGTTGAGAAGATCGAGTTGAAGAACCGTGTGGTCGAGTTCGGGTGGGAACCCCAGGGGAAACGGTTCGCGTTGATCGCAGTTGACGAGACCGCGGACCTCGACAACGTGGCGATCCCAAAGAACATTATCCACTTCTTCGCTccagagaagaagaaggactcGGACACCGCTGGAGAGGGCGTCAAACGGTGGAAACTTGTGAAGGAATTGCCCAAGCGGTTCTGTAACACGGTCTCGTGGTCCCCCGCGGGTCGGTTTGTCGTCATTGCGACGCTAGTGAAGCCCAACTTGAAACGGTGCGAGCCTGAGTTTTTCGACCTGGATTACGCTGGggagaagaacatcaaCGACGACCAAGATGTCACTGCGTCCTTGAAGGATGTCGCGGAACCACCATGTGGTATGATGACGGATATCTGCTGGGACCCATCCGGTAGGTTCTTCGTGTGCTGGTCCTCTGCGATGAAGCACAAGTTGGACAACGGGTACAAGATGTTCAACGTCGCGGGCCAActgttgaaggaggaagCTGTGTCCAACTTCAGGAACTTCATGTGGAGACCCAGACCTGAGTCTCAACTGTCGAACGCTGAGCGCAAGAAGGTCCgcaagaacttgaaggagtGGTCCGCGCAGTTCGAGGAGCAAGATGTCATGGAGGCGGACTCCGCGACAAGGGACATGATCCTAAGACAGCGTGAGTTGCTTGCCGAGTGGACGCAGTACCGTGCCGAGAAGAGCGAGCAGTTGCAAGCCGAGTTTGGATACTCATGCTTCGACACATACAAGCCCGCTGGGCCCGCCACAGAGTTTGTCTCCGTCGAAGAAATTAAGGAAGAGATCATTGAGGAGACCAAAACGAAGGTTGAAGCATGA
- the PDE2 gene encoding 3',5'-cyclic-nucleotide phosphodiesterase PDE2 (similar to Saccharomyces cerevisiae PDE2 (YOR360C); ancestral locus Anc_7.26): MATLFLIGGAESPPLLESGLFDREVLLRDAETLLRRLYSDRVYPLPNPWNYESGVSLVVLPTSGGADDRAGRGSGAEEDAVLLNKLFGKFFPTFNIRAVSQFAVEEDLATLLDMVQQERQLCRDRTSRMDHWMHHDVLPAEITDDSHRANSTCQNNLYSMLKHFHAAQGTDLRVPRVLRNIRFSELVEEVDAEGPTGPDTVEQFQEVLNTWEFSALNLTTLQLIKCGFYILHTLSQRAKVPTADNKLYLLLFTLEASYHQINRFHNFKHAIDVMQATWKLCSIILPQDHRVTLLLCLAAIGHDVGHPGTNNALFKQESGTSRMFQGHSVLENFHYQIFSSILRSLWPTVFSLTRTDTEHKNLIESAILATDMSIHQKYVDILTERSTSDVPLTVVETISLIIKAADISNVTRPLHVSAKWAFLITLEFKDCAALQEYLQSRGNSTNSCHCAVQDSRPREDYDMEFEIEMHELINSTPFSLDLLLKKYPAIPAGQIFFINTFAFEFFDKLAKIFPDLRFLIENVESNKQFWIKRQESRTSS, from the coding sequence ATGGCCACACTGTTTTTAATTGGCGGGGCGGAGTCCCCCCCGTTGCTGGAGAGCGGTTTGTTCGACCGGGAGGTGCTGCTGCGGGACGCAGAGACGTTATTGAGGAGGCTGTACAGCGATAGGGTGTACCCTTTGCCCAATCCATGGAACTACGAGTCTGGTGTATCGCTTGTGGTGTTGCCTACCAGCGGTGGTGCAGACGACAGGGCGGGCCGTGGCAGTGGtgcagaggaggacgcggtgttgctgaacaaactgtttgGGAAGTTCTTCCCGACTTTCAACATCCGGGCTGTCTCGCAGTTTGCAGTGGAGGAGGATCTTGCAACGCTCTTGGACATGGTGCAGCAGGAGAGGCAGCTGTGCCGAGATAGGACGAGCAGAATGGACCACTGGATGCACCACGACGTTTTGCCCGCTGAGATCACAGACGACTCGCACAGAGCGAATTCGACGTGCCAGAACAACTTGTACTCGATGCTGAAGCATTTCCACGCTGCACAGGGTACAGACTTGCGTGTACCCAGGGTTCTGCGCAACATCCGGTTCTCGGAACTGGTCGAAGAAGTGGACGCGGAGGGCCCCACGGGACCAGATACCgtggaacagttccaagAAGTATTGAATACCTGGGAATTTTCTGCTTTGAACCTCACCACTTTGCAACTCATCAAATGTGGGTTCTACATATTGCACACTTTGTCCCAAAGGGCTAAAGTACCCACAGCAGATAATAAACTTTACCTCTTGCTGTTTACACTGGAGGCGTCGTACCATCAGATAAACAGGTTCCACAATTTCAAGCACGCGATAGACGTCATGCAGGCGACGTGGAAACTGTGCAGCATCATTCTCCCACAGGACCACCGCGTCACACTTTTGCTATGCCTTGCCGCGATAGGTCACGATGTGGGACATCCGGGGACCAACAACGCACTGTTCAAACAGGAGAGCGGCACGAGTCGGATGTTCCAAGGCCACTCAGTGCTAGAGAACTTCCACTACCAAATCTTCAGTTCCATCCTCAGGTCCCTGTGGCCCACCGTGTTCAGTCTCACTAGGACAGACACGGAGCACAAAAATCTAATCGAAAGTGCCATCCTTGCTACAGACATGTCCATCCACCAAAAATACGTGGATATCCTCACGGAAAGGTCCACATCGGACGTACCGTTGACGGTGGTTGAGACAATATCTCTTATAATCAAGGCAGCAGACATATCGAACGTCACGCGGCCGCTCCACGTATCGGCAAAATGGGCGTTCCTGATCACATTGGAATTCAAGGATTGTGCCGCTCTGCAAGAGTACCTCCAATCGAGGGGAAACTCTACAAATTCGTGCCACTGCGCCGTGCAAGACAGCCGGCCTCGCGAGGACTACGACATGGAGTTTGAAATAGAGATGCACGAGTTGATCAACTCGACACCTTTCTCGCTGGATCTGCTACTTAAAAAGTATCCTGCCATCCCGGCGGGGcaaatcttcttcattAATACATTTGCATTTGAGTTCTTTGACAAACTGGCAAAGATCTTCCCAGACCTGAGGTTCCTCATCGAAAACGTTGAATCGAATAAACAATTCTGGATTAAAAGACAAGAATCACGTACGAGTTCCTGA
- the VTS1 gene encoding Vts1p (similar to Saccharomyces cerevisiae VTS1 (YOR359W); ancestral locus Anc_7.27): MTMLSGTNSPTSPYIRSVHPGAVLLSPQSSAINNSNGNAVGPAVAGVPGGVVGTRSPTMGVHSMSLNDILDQSQFHLDSSQPSTVSLQSNFEQHMPLHQPLPRGDRHHLARVASPLQLSATSTASGTSGTSVYSQIARHMPTASTADADGTPAEEIQRMALWIRQMSPGVQLKAMDAITDNLHPEVLATVQMKMHGEPAPIPSAPRQEQTRNLDSLVSGGPAAKAMERAQWSPELHARPQPPQHQHQHSLSERRFQWSPEPVQNNSGRHTHTADHRPQWSPEPQTRYSHQPIFSYTTQGNSGNNLAATLTASPQAQPPRRPNSAGPNLSNNQTKLQSSPPPTVRPYVTSLQQDRATADAVTEAPVAVPAPVPAAAPAVLAASPMTTHLSPTDLGSLVGPGNNQSMLPENLTDPKLLTNIPAWLKTLRLHKYSDILAGVPWEELVYLDDTALEKKGVAALGARRKLLKAFNVVREYKERGLIDNSAFAQNETLS, translated from the coding sequence ATGACGATGCTCAGTGGGACGAACTCGCCGACGTCGCCGTACATCAGGTCCGTGCACCCAGGTGCCGTACTGCTCTCTCCGCAGTCATCTGcaatcaacaacagcaacggaaACGCGGTGGGACCCGCGGTCGCCGGGGTCCCCGGCGGTGTTGTGGGGACAAGAAGCCCGACGATGGGCGTTCACAGCATGTCGCTCAATGATATCCTCGACCAGTCGCAGTTCCACTTGGACTCCTCGCAGCCGTCGACTGTGTCTCTACAGAGCAACTTTGAGCAGCATATGCCCCTGCACCAGCCTCTCCCGAGGGGCGACAGGCATCATCTCGCGAGGGTGGCCTCTCCTTTGCAACTTAGTGCAACGAGTACGGCAAGTGGGACCAGTGGCACGAGCGTTTACTCGCAGATCGCTAGACATATGCCCACTGCGTCCACAGCTGACGCGGACGGCACGCCTGCGGAGGAGATACAGCGCATGGCCCTCTGGATCAGACAGATGTCCCCCGGAGTCCAACTAAAGGCAATGGACGCCATCACAGACAACTTGCACCCGGAGGTGCTCGCCACAGTGCAGATGAAGATGCATGGGGAACCGGCTCCCATACCCTCTGCGCCACGCCAAGAACAGACAAGAAACCTGGATTCGCTCGTGTCCGGTGGACCAGCGGCGAAGGCCATGGAGAGAGCACAGTGGTCTCCAGAACTACACGCTCGCCCACAGCCACCGCAGCACCAACACCAGCACTCTCTCAGCGAAAGACGCTTCCAGTGGTCACCGGAACCCGTCCAGAACAACAGCGGCAGACATACGCACACCGCGGACCACAGACCACAATGGTCGCCGGAACCGCAGACCAGGTATTCGCATCAACCAATATTCAGTTACACAACACAGGGCAACAGCGGGAACAACCTGGCAGCAACGCTCACAGCGTCACCGCAAGCACAACCACCAAGGAGACCAAATTCGGCAGGCCCAAATTTATCCAATAACCAGACAAAGCTTCAAAGCAGCCCGCCTCCGACCGTGCGACCATACGTCACAAGCCTACAGCAAGACAGGGCTACCGCAGACGCGGTCACGGAGGCCCCCGTCGCGGTCCCGGCCCCGGTCCCGGCCGCCGCTCCAGCAGTCCTTGCCGCGTCACCAATGACCACACACCTGTCTCCTACGGACCTTGGGTCCTTGGTGGGCCCGGGGAACAACCAGTCCATGCTACCAGAGAACCTGACAGACCCCAAACTGCTGACCAACATCCCAGCTTGGCTCAAAACTCTGCGGTTGCACAAGTACTCAGATATTCTCGCTGGGGTCCCCTGGGAGGAACTTGTGTATCTGGACGATACAGCTCTCGAGAAGAAAGGTGTCGCCGCGCTGGGGGCTCGCCGCAAACTGCTAAAGGCGTTCAACGTCGTCAGGGAGTACAAGGAGAGGGGACTCATCGACAACAGCGCCTTTGCACAGAATGAAACTTTGAGTTAA
- the HAP5 gene encoding Hap5p (similar to Saccharomyces cerevisiae HAP5 (YOR358W); ancestral locus Anc_7.29), with the protein MGVVWRVWGVQQLRGRCLRRDVGTGMMHSNSNESRGTRGTRDRRGYASTGDEEGEGPLGGIQEGLLEGGDSPGSEGEEVEESEAAAAAAAAAAAATTATTATADGQEGEDEDVFQNVGQGLTGHYREIMVQYWQELIDEVESTNEPGSGVRDDFRSHSLPFARIRKVMKTDEEVRMISAEAPIIFAKACEIFVTELTMRAWCVAERNKRRTLQKADIAEALKGSDMFDFLIDIVPRQ; encoded by the coding sequence ATGGGGGTCGTTTGGAGGGTCTGGGGGGTCCAGCAACTGCGTGGTAGGTGTTTGAGAAGAGACGTTGGTACGGGGATGATGCATAGCAACAGTAATGAGAGTCGCGGGACGCGCGGAACGCGCGACAGACGAGGGTACGCGAGTACAGGAGACGAAGAAGGCGAGGGCCCGCTGGGCGGGATACAAGAGGGACTGCTCGAGGGTGGGGACTCCCCCGGCAGTGAAGGTGAAGAAGTGGAAGAATCCGAGGCAGCGGCGGCTGCAGCGGCCGCCGCTGCCGCCGCAACCACTGCCACTACGGCTACAGCGGACGGTCAAGAGGGGGAAGACGAGGACGTCTTCCAGAACGTCGGCCAGGGCCTCACGGGCCACTACCGCGAGATCATGGTGCAGTACTGGCAGGAGCTGATCGACGAGGTCGAGTCTACGAACGAACCCGGGTCAGGCGTGCGCGACGACTTCCGCTCGCACTCGCTGCCCTTCGCGCGCATCCGCaaagtgatgaagacgGACGAGGAGGTGCGCATGATCAGCGCGGAGGCGCCCATCATCTTCGCCAAGGCCTGCGAGATCTTCGTCACGGAACTCACGATGCGCGCCTGGTGCGTCGCAGAACGCAACAAACGCCGCACGCTCCAGAAGGCAGACATCGCAGAGGCCCTCAAGGGAAGCGACATGTTCGACTTCCTCATCGACATCGTACCGCGCCAGTAA